ATTCCCGGATATTTCCGGGCCAGTTGTACCTTTGGAGCAATTGCATGGCTGAAGGCGTAAAGCCTTTGAATGTTTTACGGTATTTTTGGCTGTATATTTTTAGGAAATGCTCTGCCAATAAGGGAATATCATCCTGTCTTTCTCTCAATGGAGGCAGGAATATTTCAACGGTATTGATCCGATAAAGTAAATCTTGTCTGAAAGTATTGTCCAGTACCATGTCATGGACCGGCATATTAGTGGCACAGATCAGCCGGATATCTACCGGTATAGGTTTGTTGGTGCCGATACGAGTTACTTCTCTTTTTTGGAGAACAGTTAATAATTTGGATTGTAAAGGCATGCTCAAATTACCGATTTCATCCAAGAACAACGTGCCCTTGTCTGCAATCTCAAATCTTCCCGCCCTGTCTTCTTTGGCGTCTGTAAAAGCTCCACGCTTATGCCCGAACAGTTCGCTTTCAAATAGGGTCTCGGTAATGGCCCCCATATCTACACCGACGAAAATTTCATCTTTCCGTAACGACCTGTCATGGATGGCGCGTGCAATCAATTCCTTACCCGTACCATTTTCGCCAAGAATCAGGACATTGGCATCGGTTTGGGCCACTTTGTCAATGATAGAGAAGATGTTCTTCATCGAGGCGCTATAGCCAATGATGTCAGTGTATGGTTTTTTGGCGTCGGATTGTAGCTGTTTCTGCTTTTTGGAAAGCTTGTCTACCTCGTCATAACTTTCTTTCAACCTGCTGGCAGCTGTTAAAGTGGCAAGGAGTTTTTCGTTTTGCCATGGTTTCAGAATAAAATCAGTAGCACCTTCTTTGAGCGCCTTTACTGCCATTTCCACATCCCCAAAAGCAGTGATCAAGATTACAACGGCTTTCGGGTCGATTTCTTTGATTTGTTTCAACCAATGGAAACCTTCTTTTCCGGAAGTGGTATCCTCTGTGAAATTCATGTCCAATAAAATGACATCATAGCTGTTGTTATTGACCAAAAAAGGAATTCTTCTGGGGTCTTTTTCTATGGTCACTTCTTTGGCATATTTTTTCAAAAGCATTTTTGCCGCAAACAACAAGTCCTCGTTGTCATCTATGATCAATATTTTTCCTAATTGTGGATTTTCCATGGTGCCGAATTTTTGTAGGTTGTAAAGACAAAATGATGCCATTTTAAAAACCAGCATTTTTTGCCCCTATTCATCAAATATAAATATTAAAGTGTTCAAAAACGAACATTTGCTTATAAAAAGCGGACAGTTGGTGTGATGAAAGCGGACTGGCTTTTTATTAGGCTTCAAAAGTGTTACCTTTGTAACTTATCAATTCAAAAACATAATTATGGCAGTAGCAAGCAAAGGCAATGCGGTGAAAGTCCACTATACAGGAAGGCTTGAAGATGGGACTGTGTTTGACAGTTCGGCAAATAGAGAACCACTTCAGTTTGTGCTGGGTGATGGCAATATGATCAAAGGATTTGACGCAGCCGTACATGGAATGCAAATTGGGGAGGAAAAAAGTGTAACGATTCCCTGTGCGGAGGCTTATGGCGAAAAAAGGGAAGATATGATGTTGGATATACCTATGGAGCAAGTTCCTCCTCATATTAAACCAGAGGTGGGCATGGAGTTGTCTCTTCAAAACCAGGCTGGACAGCCCGTTCCTGTTAAAGTAACTTACGTAGATGAAGCTAAAATCACATTAGATGCCAATCATCCTTTGGCTGGGAAAGATTTGATTTTTGATATCACTTTGGTTGAAATCTCCTAATAACTGGAAATCCTGAGTTCAACATAGATCCCAGTCAGTGGCTGGGATTTTTATTTTTAAAAATCTTTTAAGGGACTTTTGGACTTGGGGTATATAAAAATATTTCTCCCGTCACTTAAAATCACATTGTATTGATTAATCAAAACTTCCTTTACAGTAATATTTTCCGGCAGTGGAACTGTTTCCATTTTTCCGGTCATGAAGTTTTGCAAATTGATATTTCCATCGCTTACATAAACAAGAAAATTCTTCCAGAAGGAGAATTTCTGTTCAAGCATTACAGGTAGGTGTTTGATCATATTTGCCTGATTGTCAAGGATATAGATTCCTTCATTCCTTATGTTCAAAAATAAAAGGTTCTGATATTCTCTCATGTCCCTGATATCCAATGAGGATTGGTTAAGAATTAAATTCAAAGGTTGCTGCTGCTGTACCTTTCTGATCCTGAAGTCAAATTGCTTGAGAGACAGATCCGCTTCGTCAAAAAACCAAATGATATTATTATTGCCCAAGGTCGCAGATTTCGCTAGCGTGATTTGGTCCAATGGCACGCGGTTTTCTGCTATTGGGTTGATAAACCTATCCAAAATCCTGTATTCTTGAAGGTCTATGGAGAAGGTGAAAATATTTGCTGTTCGGGCGGCCTCTAATGAAATGAGGGCGCCTTGACGGGGTGGGGAAAAATTATTAACTTCTTTTCCTGTCCTATCATATTGGTAAATATTCCCTTCGAGATCAGCTATAAAGATAAAACCCTGATTATCCAAGGAAATCAATCCTAACCTTGGAAAATCAATGTTGCTTTCCAATTCCCAACTTTCCTGTGCAAAGGAGACGTTGAGGAAAAGGAAGGGCAATATGAAAGTCAGGATTCGTTTCATTCTTCGAATTTTTTCACCTCAAATTTTTGGCCATCAAATACACCATAAGTGCAATAGTTGACCCACTCACCCAGATTATAATACCTTGACTTATTCCCCACCGGAAGGTCTAAGGGAAGGTGTCTATGTCCAAACACAAAATAATCGAAATGTTTGCTTTTAATTAGCTGCTTGCAGTAGGCCCATAACCATTCATCATCCCCTTTAAATTCTCCCTCATTTTTTTTCAGGTTGGTGATTCTGCTGTTTTTGGACCATTTATGCGCAAACCTGACGCCTATATCCGGATGGAGCCATTTGAACAGCAATTGGCAAAATGGATTAGTAAATATTTTTTTTAAAACCTTGTAGGTTTCATCTCCTGGCCCTAATCCATCCCCATGACCAATGAGGAATTTTTTTCCTTCTATGGTTATTTCAATTGGGTTATGGTAAACAGGGACTCCGAGTTCCTGAGTAAAATAATCCTTCATCCAAAGGTCATGGTTTCCGGTAAAGAAAAAAACAGGTATGTTTTTATCTCTCAGATCAGCAATTTTGGCAATAAAACGGATGAAGCCCTTTGGTATTACTTTGTCATATTCAAACCAAAAATCAAAAATATCACCTACCAAAAAGATGGCTTCTGCTTCCTTTTCTACGCTGTCCAGCCATTTGATTATTTTTCTTTCTCTTTCCTTACTGCTTATTTCATCGGGAGCGCCCAAATGGAAATCTGATGCAAAAAAAACTTTCTTTTCGTGAAGGGAAATATTCATGATGTCAATATAGGAACCTCAAAGATAAGGATTAGGTCTTAAACAGGAAAAGTATGTTCCTGTCATTGGTTTAAATTGCAAAAGACAAACAGCAGGATAAAAAAAAAATAGCCCCTCTTAAAGAAAGGCTATTTCGAATTTGAAGTTAAGCTTAACCTTTATTTTCTTCTACCTGAGGTTCTTCTTTAGGAGTATCCTCAGTCTTATTTTCAGTTTTGTTTTCAGCTTGAGTTTTGGCCAGTTCAGATTTTTCTTTCTCTTCGGATTTTTTGGTATAGGCCTCATAGGTAGTTTCCTTAGCGAAAGGCCTTTTTCCAATCAGTCTTTCCAAATCTGTTTGGAAAAGGATTTCCTTTTCAAGCAATTCTTTGGCAAGGGTTTCTAATTCATTCCTTTTGCTTCTCAGCAGGTCTTTTGTCCTTTCATAAGCTGTGGAAATCAATTTTCTGACCTCTTCATCAATGGTTTCTGCGGTTGTTTCAGAATAAGGCTTGGTCATCCTGTAATCGTTTCCTTTACTGTCGTAGAATGACACGTTGCCTATTTTATCGTTCATACCGTAGATGGAAACCATGGAGTAGGCCATCTTAGTTACCCGTTCCAGATCACTAAGGGCTCCAGTGGATATTTTTCCAAACACAATTTCTTCCGCTGCCCTACCTCCGAGGGTCATACACATTTCATCCAATAATTGCTCGGTTTGATAGAGAAATTGCTCTTTTGGTAGGTATTGGGCGTAACCCAGGGCAGCAACCCCTCTTGGCACAATACTTACTTTCACCAATGGATCGGCGTGTTCCAAGAACCAACCCGCTACAGCATGACCAGCTTCATGGTATGCCACGATTTGTTTTTCTTCTGGAGATATGATTTTGTTCTTCTTCTCCAATCCTCCAATCACCCTGTCAATCGCGTCTTGGAAATCCTGCATATCTACCGCTGATTTATTCCTTCTGGCGGCGATTAGGGCTGCTTCATTACATACGTTGGCTATTTCAGCTCCTGCAAAACCAGGTGTTTGGGCAGCTAACTTTTTGGCATCTACATTATCAGTGGTTTTGATAGGCTTGAGGTGAACCTTGAAGATGGCCTCTCTACCCAAGATATCCGGTTTGTCTACAGATATCTGTCTATCAAAACGTCCTGGCCTCAACAAGGCGGAGTCCAAAACATCAGGTCTGTTGGTAGCAGCAAGGACAATGACTCCAGAGTCTGTTCCAAAACCGTCCATTTCCACTAACAGGGAGTTGAGTGTGTTTTCCCTTTCGTCATTAGAGCCTGGCATTTGGCCTTTACCTCTTGATCTACCGATCGCGTCAATTTCGTCAATGAATATAATACAAGGTGCTTTTTCTTTGGCTTGCTTAAACAAGTCCCTCACCCTTGCAGCTCCTACCCCTACAAACATTTCCACGAAATCTGAGCCTGATAAGGTAAAGAAAGGTACGCCAGCCTCACCGGCCACTGCTTTTGCAAGCAAGGTCTTACCGGTTCCAGGAGGGCCGACAAGGAGGGCCCCCTTTGGGATTTTTCCGCCAAGCTTAGTGAATTTGGAAGGGTTTTTCAAGAACTCAACGATTTCCTGAATTTCTTCTTTGGCTTCATCCAATCCGGCTACATTGTCAAAGGTGATTTTTACTTTGTTTTCGGCATCAAACAGCTGGGCCCTTGATTTTCCAACATTAAATATCTGACCACCTGGTCCACTGGGTCCTGCCATCCTTCTCATCATGATCCAGAAAAACAGGAACAACAGGATCAGGAATCCAAAGCTGGAAAACCAATTCGTCCAGGATTCCTGGGTTTTTGCTGTATACCCAATTCTTTCACTGTCCGGCTTTGTACTTTCGAGTTTTTGAAAATCCTCAATGAATTTATCAACTGAAGCTATCTTTACCTGATAATGAGGTCCGTTTGGTGTAAAAAACGGGCTGTTGGCTTCCAGCTCGTCTTTGTATTTTTTATTCTGTAAAGCCTCTGGTTTTAGGCTGACCTCTACCAGGTTTTGGTTGTAAATGACTACCACTTTGGCCACATCATTGGCCAGATACATATCTTCAAACTTCTTCAGTGTAATGTCAATGACGGTGTTCCTTTGGTTAAACCAAGTGAGACCGATCAGGACAATTACAGCTGTAATGATCAGCCAAAGCTGAAAATTAGGCTTCTGAGGTGTTTTCGGAATGAAGTTTTTATTATTCTTATTGTTTTCGCTCATCCTTTTATGCTATACTGACTTGAACTCAATTTAAAACGTTTTTGGGACATGAAAGTTCAAAACTTTCAGGACTCGATTCTGGTGATTTTTGCATCCCCCCAAAGTTCTTCCAGGCCATAAAATGACCTTTTGTCTTTTAAGAAGATATGGGCTACCACGTCCACATAATCCATCAGGATCCATTGTTTGTTGTTCTTACCCTCACTGCGGAATGGCCTTTCTTTATTGGTTTTGATCACTTCAGCTTCAACAGAATCCGAAATGGCTTCAATTTGTGTGTCGGAGTTTCCCGAGCAGATCACAAAAAAATCGGTAAAAGAATTTTTCACCCCTCTTAAGTCCATCACCACAATATCGGAAGCCTTTTTTTCTTCCATGCCTTTTACAATTACTTTACTCAGCTCTTCTGCTGTCATGTTTTAATATACTAATTTTGCCCTTTATTATATTGACTTTAATTGAAGGCTTAAATATCCTTATTGCCCCACAAATTAACTAATAAAAGAATGCATAAAATCCTTGCCAATACGGTTTTTCTTGGAAAAGATATTCATTTCCTGACAGAGTGTCATTCTACCAATGACCTCGCACTCGAAAAAATACGGAAAAGGGAATTGGCAGAAGGCAGTATCATATTGACTGATTCACAAACTAAGGGCAGGGGACAGCGAGGTAACAGGTGGTGGTCAGAGCCTAACAAGAATCTGACTTTTTCTCTGGTCCTTCAACCGTATTTTCTGGATCCATCCGAGCAATTTGAACTTAATATTGCTGTCTCTCTCGCTGCGGCAGAGACTCTGTCGGAATATTTTCCGGGGATTGTAGTCAAGTGGCCCAATGATATTCTGCATCTTGAAAAGGGAAAATTAGGCGGTATTCTGATCGAAAACATACTCAGCCATAAGGGAATAGAGTATGCCGTAGTGGGAATTGGGTTGAATATCAACCAAGCTATGAAAGAAATCCCCTTCGCTACCTCTTTATGGGATCTTACGGGCAAAGAGTGGGACAGATGGGAGATTTTCAAATTACTGATTGCAAAAATCGAGAAAAATTACGTTTTGCTTAAAAAGGCAGAGAAAAAGCAACTGAGGCAGAAATATCTGGAATGTCTTTACCGGGTGTATGAAAATCACAAATTTGACGATGGGGAGGTTTTTGAAGGAGAAATCCTTGGGATAGACCAGTTTGGGAAACTGATTATAAAAAAAAATGACGGTTCAATTAACTTTTACAGCTTCAAAGAGGTTAAGTACCTGTAAATCGAAATTTTATTTTGTGGGCGAAATGCCTTAAATTTGAACTCTCTAAATTGAAAATCAATTCATTAAATAATTTTATCATATGTCTGAAATTAAGTCTGACAAATTCATCCAATATAAGGTGAAAGATATTTCCCTGGCAGAATGGGGAAGAAAAGAGATTACGTTGGCAGAGGCGGAAATGCCAGGTTTGATGGCTCTAAGGGAAGAATTTGGTCCTTCACAGCCATTGAAGGGGGCGAGGATTGCCGGATGTCTTCATATGACCATCCAAACTGCTGTTTTGATAGAGACTTTAGTGGCCTTAGGTGCGGAAGTTACCTGGTCATCCTGTAATATTTTCTCTACCCAAGATCATGCTGCTGCAGCCATTGCTGCTGCTGGTATTTCAGTCTATGCCTGGAAAGGCATGACGGCCGAGGAGTTTGACTGGTGCATTGAGCAGACTTTGTTCTTTGGTGAAGATAGAAAGCCTTTGAACATGATCTTGGATGATGGAGGTGACCTCACCAATATGGTGTTGGACAATTATCCTGAGCTGGTTGCCGGCATCAAAGGTCTATCAGAAGAAACTACCACCGGTGTGCACAGGCTTTATGAAAGGATGAAAAATGGCACTTTGCCTATGCCTGCTATCAACGTAAATGATTCCGTGACCAAATCAAAATTTGACAATAAATACGGTTGTAAAGAATCTTTGGTGGATGCGATCAGAAGGGCAACAGATGTGATGATGGCGGGTAAAGTGGCTGTTGTAGCGGGATACGGTGATGTGGGCAAAGGTTCTGCGGCGTCTCTTAGAGGAGCTGGCGCCAGAGTGATTGTCACGGAGATTGATCCTATTTGTGCCCTTCAGGCAGCCATGGATGGTTTTGCAGTGAAGAAAATGGTTGATGCCGTGAAGGAAGCGGATATTGTGGTTACTGCTACCGGAAACAAGGACATCATCACAGAGAAGCATTTCAGGGCGATGAAAGATAAAGCAATTGTCTGCAATATCGGTCACTTTGACAATGAGATCGACATGGCATGGTTGAATAAAAACTATGGTCATACCAAAGACGTGATTAAGCCTCAGGTGGACCTGTATACCATCGAAGGTAAGCAGATCATTGTCTTAGCGGAAGGTAGGTTGGTGAATTTGGGTTGTGCTACAGGCCATCCTTCTTTCGTAATGTCCAACTCCTTCACCAATCAGACATTGGCACAGTTGGAGCTTTGGACCAATTCGGATAAGTATGAACCCGGGGTCTATGTGTTGCCAAAGCATTTGGATGAGAAAGTAGCTGCTTTGCATCTTGCCAAATTGGGTGTAGAGTTAGATACTTTGACTCCCGAACAGGCTGCTTACATTGGTGTGACAGTGGAAGGACCATTCAAGCCTGAATATTACAGGTATTGATACTTGAAGAAAAATAAAAAAAAGAGGCTGTTTTTTAGACAGCCTCTTTTTTTATAGGGTTCCTTCACGATCGCTGAAAAAGAGCCATTCTATTGCTTTGGGGAACTCATCGCTCCAGTATGTTTCATTGTGCTTGCCTTCCATATTGATGCTGAGGTTCACTTTCATTTTTTTACGGATGCCTTCTCTCTTCAATAGTCTCTTTTTAAATTTTTTGACATGTTTGACCATTGTTTCGCTTTCATCACCTCCCGCATAGAGGTAAATTTTTGTCTCCATGGGTTCAAAAAAATCAAGGAACGAAAATTTGATTTTGGGGATTACCCATAAGGACGGTGAAAAGATCATGAGTTTGCCATAGACTTCCGGATACATCAAACCGCTAAAGATACTGACCAATCCGCCCATGGAGCTTCCGCCAATGCCTGTGAACTCCCGCTCAGGTTTGGTCCTGAAATTTTTGTCCACAAAAGGTTTGAGAGTATCGGTAACAAATCTGATGTATTTTTTGCCCTGTCCTTCTCCCAACAAGGTTTTGCCGACATTGTACTCCAATAGTCTTTCTTTCTCCGCATGCTCTATGGCAATAATGATTATTTTACCGATCCCATAATCAGACATTACAGCAAGTTTTTTGTCAATCTGCCAGTTGCCAAAAGGGGAATTTTCATTGAAAAGGTTTTGGGCATCCTGAAGATAAAGTACAGGGTAATGCTCCTCAGAAGTGTCATAATCATGAGGCAATAGTGCCCAGACTTTCCTTTTCTTGTTGAGCTGCGGTATTTCAAATTCTTCGGAGATTAAGTGTACCTGAGGTAATTGGCTGGGTCTGTAGGGAAGCCAGTTTTTTCTCCAACGGGGCACAAATTCTTCCTGGATCCCCTGTTTTTTTTGACAATGTCTGTTGGGTGTTTTGTTGCCATAGCGGTCAATCTCTACCTCTGACCAATCGCCCTTGGTGAATTTATAGATAAGCTCTTCAGGGTAGTCAAAACTTTCAGGAAAGGTAAAACTGTATTTCCCTTCTCCTATTTTGTGGAGCATATACCGTTTATCCTGGGTTGCCCAATCATTGAAATTTCCTGATAAATAAACAGGCCTGTGGTCATCCTCATCAGTTTTCAAAAGAATGGTCAAACCTTTGGGTGATTCGGTTTGATCAATTAAGGTGTCCGTTTTTTCTTCGCAATCCATCTGCTGCAATAACCTTTTGTTTTTCATTTAAGGAAGCCTGTAAAAATAGGGCTTTGAAATTTTGGGAAAAAATAATGAATGGAAATAAAGGGCTTTTTTTATCAAGCCCTCATCAAATTACTTTCTTAAAATCTTACCGGTGAAGTTCGGTTGAGTGGGATTTGGATAACCACATATGACTCCCCTTCTTTGGCGTGGCAGGCATTGCAGGCAGAAGTCAACATCTGAAATCCTTTGAGAAACTCTTCTTTGTCTTCTTTTTTGACCAATTCTTCCATATAAGGGAGTGTTTCTTTCATAAAATCCTCCGCTGAGGCAGCCCGGACCGGCCTTCTTTTGAGTCCATCTTCCATGGCTTCGATAATATGTTCAATTTGATGGTCTGCGTAACCCCAATTTTCATCCATGGCAGCCCAGTACAGTTCAGAATACCGGTAACCTACTTCCACCATAGTGCGGCTAAATCCCCCCAATTGATGGGCTACTTCTTCAAATTTTTCTTCAGTAGTCCCTTCTAGCCAACCATCCAAGCCCACAGCGCTGGATTTTTCCTCCTGTTGGGTTTGGCAGGAAAAGGTCAAATAGGATAGGGAAATTATAAAAAGCACTTTTTTCATATGATTTTTAAATTGTTTTTGAGTTGTAAAGTATGCACTGCGATCACGCCTGCAGTTTCGCTTCTCAGTCTGCTTTTCCCCAAAGAACAGGGAAGGAAATGGTGGTCAAAAGCGAGTTGAAGTTCCTGTTGTGAGAAATCTCCCTCCGGACCTATTAAAATAATGTAGGCCCTGTCCGTTTCCGCTTTGTCAAACAAATGCCTGTCATTTTCTTTGTCCACATAAGCAATAAACCTTTGGTAAGCATCAAAAGTTTTGTCTATCACCAATTCTGACATTTGTCTGATTGGGTTAAGTTTGGGGAACCTGGTTTTGAGACTTTGTTTGCATGCAGCGATCATTTTTTTCTCCAGCCTGTCCATTTTAAGGTTTGGTCTTTCTGAATGTTCAGAAACCATAAAAGTGATTTCATCCACTCCAATTTCAGTAGCTTTTTCGACCATCCATTCCATTCTTTCCAGGTTTTTGGTAGGACAGATAGCCAAATGGATATAGTAATCACTTTGTGGGCTATACTGTCTTTCGGTGACTCGAAGCAGGGCTTTTTTGGGATTGTCGTCAATAATAGTACAGGTCAGCAAGCAACCGTTACCATCGGTAAAATGAACTTTATCACCTTTAGATTTCCTCAAAACCCTGATCAGATGCTTGGATTCATCCTGATCCAAGTGAAAGGTATTTTCGAAAGTGTTCTGGTAATAAAACAGCTGCATTTTTAATGGGATTCGCTTTTTGTCAAAAATAGCCATTAAGGATTAAAAAGTATGGATTTTTGTACAATATCCACAAAAAAAGCGCAATCTCTTGGAGACTGCGCTTTAAAACCACTAACCTTTATAAACTAATTAACCAATTATGAATTCTTAACCTTTTGAGATCTCCATATTGACAGATTTTCCCTTTATGGTGTTGTTTTTCATTACCTTGATGATGTGGTCTGCATCTTTGGAGGGTACATCCACAAATGAGAAGTTGTCAAATATGTCAATACCTCCGATACTTCTGCCGGGCACACCGGTCTCACCGGCAATGGCACCCACAATATCATTAGGTCTTACTCTGTCTTTTTTACCAAGGTTAATGAAAAGTCTCGCCATTCCAGGTTCTCTAACACCTTTTTCTTTTGATCCCCTCTTTTCGCCTTTTACTCCTCTGTCACGCTCTCTGCTTCTTCCCCTGTCACGCTCTCTGCCTCTTCCACCATCACGGTCTCTGTCTCTATCTCTTCCGCCTCTTTCACGCTCTCTATCTCTTCCGAGATCCAAGCTGAAATTTTGCTCTTCCATTTCATGAACGGCTTCAGCAAGTTGTATTTTTGTAAGCCCTAAGACAATTTGATCAAGGCTTAAGCCTTCGGTCAACATTTGTCCAATAGTATCTTCGTAAAAGGAATTGTTTTCTTCCTTACTTAATTGTCTGTAGATGTCTTTGATGAGCTGTTGTTTTTTCAACTCAATCAGGTCAGCTACAGAAGGAGGGGCCATTTTATTGATGGAAGTCTTGATGAATTTTTCCAGGTCTTTCAACCTGTACATATCTTTTCTTCCAGTAACGAAGCTGATAGCAGTTCCTGATTTGCCGGCACGGCCGGTTCGCCCGATACGGTGAACGTAATTTTCCTCATCCAATGGAAGGTCAAAGTTGAAAACAGCTTCTACATTGTCTACGTCGATACCTCTTGCCGCTACATCGGTGGCTACAAGTACGGACACATGTCCTTTTCTGAATTTACCCATTACCTTAGTACGCTGGGCCTGGGAAAGATCACCGTGCAAGGCTTCTGCCTGTATACCGCGCGCCAATAGCTCCTCAGTAACCTCATCCGTAGTCTTTTTGGTGTTACAGAAAACCACACTTAGTGCAAACTGATTCAAATTCATCAGCCTGGACATCAGTTCAATTTTCAGAGAGGGCTTTACCTCATAATAAACCTGAGAGATATTTTCAACTGTTAGTTCTTTCCTGAGAACTTTTACTATTTCAGGATTGTCCTGGAATTTCTTTGTCAGATCGAGGATAGGTTTAGGCATGGTAGCAGAGAAGAACACAGTCTGTCTCTCTTCAGGGCATTCGCTTAGGATATTTTCAATGTCCTCCCTGAATCCCATGTCGAGCATTTCGTCAGCTTCATCCAATACAATGATGCCCACATGGTCCAGTTTTAGTGTGCCCCTGTCCATATGGTCCATAATCCTACCCGGTGTACCCACTACAATCTGAACACCCTTTTTAAGGCTTTTTATTTGACGGTCAATTGATTCACCTCCATAAATGC
This Cecembia calidifontis DNA region includes the following protein-coding sequences:
- a CDS encoding DEAD/DEAH box helicase, whose translation is MEKELLFSDLGISNEILRAVEDMGYTHPSPIQAKSIPLLLQGRDVIGQAQTGTGKTASFAIPIIDQVDVEFNKPQALILCPTRELAVQVEGEIVKLSKYKRGLSSTCIYGGESIDRQIKSLKKGVQIVVGTPGRIMDHMDRGTLKLDHVGIIVLDEADEMLDMGFREDIENILSECPEERQTVFFSATMPKPILDLTKKFQDNPEIVKVLRKELTVENISQVYYEVKPSLKIELMSRLMNLNQFALSVVFCNTKKTTDEVTEELLARGIQAEALHGDLSQAQRTKVMGKFRKGHVSVLVATDVAARGIDVDNVEAVFNFDLPLDEENYVHRIGRTGRAGKSGTAISFVTGRKDMYRLKDLEKFIKTSINKMAPPSVADLIELKKQQLIKDIYRQLSKEENNSFYEDTIGQMLTEGLSLDQIVLGLTKIQLAEAVHEMEEQNFSLDLGRDRERERGGRDRDRDRDGGRGRERDRGRSRERDRGVKGEKRGSKEKGVREPGMARLFINLGKKDRVRPNDIVGAIAGETGVPGRSIGGIDIFDNFSFVDVPSKDADHIIKVMKNNTIKGKSVNMEISKG